DNA sequence from the Bacillus sp. SM2101 genome:
GGAAGGGTAGTACATATTGGACAATGAACTCCTGTAATGATCTCAGAGGGTTGAATGTGAAATTTTTGTAACACATCCGGATATGTTGGAGAATGTTGTTTTACGAGCAGTTGGATTATTTTATTAAGGTCTCTCTTAGTTAATATTTCTTTTTTATATACGGAAGCTAGATCGTTTAATTTGGCTGGGAGTGATGCAGCGTGGATCACTTTTTGAGAGGTTTCCTTAAAGTGGGAAGTGGTTTTTATAATTGTTGAAGGCTTGCTTATGACGATGAGTGATATAACTGGTATAGATGGATATTTATACTTTGTTAGCAAATTTTTCAGTTGACTTTCTTGCCTACTAGTTTGTAAAAAGGGGTCAGGAAATGCCTCTTCATTTCCATCTAATTCTCGAATCAGCTGGTGAAAGGTTCGGTCGAATGTGAGTGTGCCAGAGATGTTCTTCACTTCAATAATGAGAATAAAACATGCCGATATGATGAGTGTATCTAGCTGAAAATAACGGTTTTCACTATCGGGAATTCTTAAATCATGTAGTATGAAATACTTTTCACTTGGGAGAAAGTCAAAATAATAATCAAGCGACTTCTCTCCTCGAAATCCAGCATACGCTTTTGCTAATTCTTCACTAAG
Encoded proteins:
- a CDS encoding nuclease-related domain-containing protein, which codes for MIKKERQIPPKIEKLEALLRRLPPTHSKKEILSEELAKAYAGFRGEKSLDYYFDFLPSEKYFILHDLRIPDSENRYFQLDTLIISACFILIIEVKNISGTLTFDRTFHQLIRELDGNEEAFPDPFLQTSRQESQLKNLLTKYKYPSIPVISLIVISKPSTIIKTTSHFKETSQKVIHAASLPAKLNDLASVYKKEILTKRDLNKIIQLLVKQHSPTYPDVLQKFHIQPSEIITGVHCPICTTLPLHRQRGAWSCPVCKSNIENAHVYALKDFYLLISPIISNKQLREFLQLPSISIATKILASLNLQYSGNFKNRQYELSFTNLNEIVKAHSAKL